The region CATCCAGCTGTATTCCACCAGATAGATAGGATGTACCCAAAAAGGATGCATACACGTTCAAGCCCAAAGCGAACCTGTCTCCCACCAAAACGTACGGCTCGATGTAGGTGACGTCCTTCACGAAGATGGTTTCACCTTTGAGCCGTTCCGCACTGCGCAGAACTTTTCGAGCATACTCGATCGCCGCACTGCTCGGTCCATACTTAGCTATCTTCGAAGGACCTTCGAAATAACCAGCGAGCGCGTACTCGATGCTTTTAAACTGACGTTGCAATTGTTCAAGATAACGATTGGCACCATCCATCGCCCAAAATGCGTTGAAAGGATTGAGCACTCCCAACTTTTCCGCAGTTGATGGTACAAACTGTGCCAGACCCATCGCACCTTCAACTGAAAGTGCGTGTACATAGAAGTTAGACTCGACGCTCACCAAGCCTTTGAGAAGGTCTCTATTTTCTTTCGGCAACAGCCAATCGATCGGCACGACGGGATGAACGAACGGTTGAAACACAGAAATTTTGAATTGAGTTTGGTGCCATTCTAAAGAAAGGCGCGTTTCAGGCTCGTTCAGAAACACCAAAGCGTTCGCAAAGATCTGAACGAAGAAAAGC is a window of Pseudothermotoga sp. DNA encoding:
- a CDS encoding lytic transglycosylase domain-containing protein; the protein is MQRFTVVLIVLFFVQIFANALVFLNEPETRLSLEWHQTQFKISVFQPFVHPVVPIDWLLPKENRDLLKGLVSVESNFYVHALSVEGAMGLAQFVPSTAEKLGVLNPFNAFWAMDGANRYLEQLQRQFKSIEYALAGYFEGPSKIAKYGPSSAAIEYARKVLRSAERLKGETIFVKDVTYIEPYVLVGDRFALGLNVYASFLGTSYLSGGIQLDDWKKLSHRVLFYPAITHSFSLIVGERNFNFTVGALYRKMPNFGVQFLLDSNNLDLEALLRVWKFYITTGFSLKGFRVGLIGGM